A genomic region of Saccopteryx bilineata isolate mSacBil1 chromosome 1, mSacBil1_pri_phased_curated, whole genome shotgun sequence contains the following coding sequences:
- the LOC136328658 gene encoding BBSome-interacting protein 1-like, translating to MAEVKSMFWEFLPKQGQVSAKNITTMVLCKPKLLHLKFLTLEKLEKMQQATQEMIHQQEMAENEQQITH from the coding sequence ATGGCAGAAGTGAAGTCCATGTTTTGGGAATTTCTTCCAAAACAAGGGCAGGTGTCTGCAAAAAATATAACCACAATGGTGTTGTGTAAACCCAAACTTTTACACTTAAAGTTTCTGACTTTGGAGAAGCTGGAAAAAATGCAACAAGCAACACAAGAAATGATTCACCAACAAGAAATGGCAGAAAATGAACAGCAAATAACTCACTGA